Proteins from a single region of Anopheles stephensi strain Indian unplaced genomic scaffold, UCI_ANSTEP_V1.0 ucontig297, whole genome shotgun sequence:
- the LOC118516457 gene encoding uncharacterized protein LOC118516457 isoform X1: MKTHTHTHTGSTGCSEMIRCEIRDRAIVVHRVHHPASRKLTGVFNGSSTMAMARFLVASVVAFGVAILAQQTYTQELFAFPADVVVSSSLENAHNRTPVYIPGKCSTNEILYPGDHDNDWVCDCRPGYVYAPALESCYPLFQQGFCQPGEYVDLARPSMIVRCTRNVCSGKNEVPYKGQCVQLHRNNRMCKIEKRVSWVIGVNITTLELDCIKGTTEMLELTVNNRNDVDQQQEQPVAMKVNPLYFEGVKLCRAGTKTMHNGLCA, encoded by the exons atgaaaacacacacacacacgcacacaggaaGCACGGGTTGCTCGGAGATGATCCGTTGCGAGATTCGCGATCGTGCGATCGTGGTTCACCGCGTACATCATCCCGCCAGTCGCAAGCTGACCGGTGTCTTTAACGGTTCGAGCACAATGGCAATGGCGCGTTTCCTGGTTGCGAGTGTGGTGGCGTTTGGTGTTGCGATACTGGCTCAGCAAACGTACACCCAGGAGCTGTTTGCCTTTCCGGCGGATGTGGTGGTCAGCTCGAGCTTGGAAAATGCCCAC AATCGCACCCCCGTTTACATACCGGGCAAGTGCAGCACGAACGAAATCCTCTATCCGGGCGATCACGACAACGATTGGGTGTGTGACTGCCGGCCGG gaTATGTGTACGCTCCGGCGCTGGAAAGCTGCTATCCGCTCTTTCAGCAAGGTTTCTGCCAACCGGGCGAGTACGTCGATCTGGCGCGCCCGTCGATGATCGTGCGGTGTACGCGCAATGTTTGCAGCGGCAAAAACGAAGTACCGTACAAAGGGCAGTGCGTGCAGCTGCATCGGAACAATCGGATGTGTAAGATTGAGAAACGCGTCAGCTGGGTGATCGGGGTTAACATTACCACACTGGAGCTGGACTGCATCAAGGGCACCACGGAGATGCTCGAGCTGACGGTGAACAATCGGAACGACGTcgaccagcagcaggaacagccGGTGGCGATGAAGGTTAACCCGCTGTATTTCGAGGGCGTCAAACTGTGCCGCGCTGGCACTAAAACTATGCATAATGGGTTGTGCGCGTAA